From Bradyrhizobium erythrophlei:
GCGACGCTCACTCTTCGAGCACGCCGAGATAGGCGTCGCGAATGATCGGATCGGCCAGCAGTTCCGCACCTTGTCCGGTGCGCACGATGCGGCCCATATCCATGATGTAGGCGGAATGGCAGAGATCGAGCGCGGTGGTGACGTCCTGCTCGACCAGCAGGATCGACATCCCCTCGGTATTGAGTGCACGCAGTGCCGCGACCAACTGCTCGACCAGCAGCGGTGACAGGCCAAGCGACAATTCGTCGATCATCAAGAGTTGCGGCGCGCTCATCAGGCCGCGGCCGATCGCACACATCTGTTGTTCGCCGCCGGACAAGGTCGCGGCGGCCTGGTCGCGGCGCTCACGCAGTTTCGGAAAGGTAGTGTAGACCCGGTCAAGGTCGCGTGTCAGCTTGGCGCGCGCTACCTTGCGGGAGTAGGCGCCCATCAGGAGATTATCCTCGACGCTCATGGCGCCAAACAGCCGGCGGCCCTCCGGCACATGCACGATGCCGTGGCTCAGGATTTGCGCCGCGGAGGCAGTCGCGAGATCCTCGCTGTTGGAGCGATAGCTGCCGGACTGCATCGGGATAAGCCCGGACAGCGCTCGCATCAGCGTTGTTTTGCCGGCCCCGTTGGATCCGATCAGCGCGGTGATCTCACCGGAGCGCACCGCCATGTCGATGCCCCACAGCACCTGGATCTCACCGTAGCCGGCGCACAGGCCATTCAGTTCCAGAAGCAGGGGATCAGCCACGGGCGGCATTCCGTTGCGCGTATTGCTGGCCGAGATAGGCATCGACCACGGCCGGATTCTTGATCACGTCGCGTGGCTCGCCGTCGGCGATCAGCGACCCGTTGTGCAAAACGGCGATACGGGTGCAGACGTTGAGCACCACCTTCATCAGGTGCTCGATCATCACGATGGTGATCCCACTCGCCGCGAGCTGATGAATCAGCTTCGTGGCACGCTCGACCTCGGCGCTGTTGAGGCCGGCATTGACCTCGTCGAGGAACAGCAGCTTTGGCTTCATCGCCAGCGCTTTCGCAAGCTCCAGCCGCTTGCGCATCGCCAGCGTCAATGTTGCGGCGGATTGATCGGCCTGGGCATCGAGGCCGACGTAGGAAAGGTGCGCGCGGGCTTCTTCACGGGCGGATTTTAGGCTTTCCCCATGCTGCGAGAACAGGGCGGCTGCCGCGACATTGTCGAGTGCGCTTAACTCGGCGAACGGCTGCACGATCTGGAACGTGCGTGACAGCCCGAGCCGCGCGCCCTGATATGTCTTAATCCGGGTGATGTCGCGTCCGTCGAAGGTGACGACGCCGGAACTGGCCGGCGTCACGCCGCAGATGGTATTGACCAGGGTCGTCTTGCCGGCGCCGTTCGGCCCGATCAAGCCGAGCACTTCGCCTTTGCTCACCGACAGCGTGACCTCGCGCAGCGCCTGCAAGCCGCTGAAGTGGCGCGAAACGCGGCTGAGGTGAAGAATCTCAGACATGTTTGGCTCTCCGCCAGAACATGCCGGCGCGCAGCGACATCAGCCCATGCGGCAGGAACAATAGCAGCATGATGATCAGCGCGCCGAGCACGCCCGAGTGGACCTGGATATAGTTGCGCCAGACCACCTCCTCGAGCCCGAGATAGACGAAGGCGCCGCAGACTACGCCGAGCGGCGATCCCAAACCGCCCATCAGCGCCATCACGATCGGTTTCACCGAATACAGAATGTCGAACACGTCGGATGGATCGATGTAATGCACCCAGGCCGCGTAGATGCCGCCAGCAGCACCGACGAAACACGCCGAAAGACCGAACGCGGCACTTTTGTAGAGCGTGGCGTTGAGGCCGATCATGTTGGAGGCTGTCTCGTTCTGTCGGATGCAGTTCAGTCCAAAGCCGAGCTTGGAGCTTGAGACGACGATCACCGCCACCGCGGTCAGCAGTAGCAATCCCCACATTGCGAAGAAAAAAAAGGTCGCATCGGCAAGAATACCGGAGCCGGAAGCCAGCGGAATGTTCAGCCCCATACCACCGCCAGTCAGATCCGTGGCATTGTTGACCAGTTCGCGGAAGACCTCGACCAGCGACAGGCTGGCAATCGCGAAATAATGGCCGCGTAGCCGCAGCAGCACCGCGCCGAGCGCGGAGGCGAGCACGAGGCTGAGCAGCATCGACGTGATCACCGCGAGCGAGAACGGTGTGCCCATATTGATCAGGATGGCGGTGGCGTAGGAGCCCAGGCCGAAGAACGCCGCGGTCGCGAACGAGGGATAGCCGGCAAAACCGCCGACGATATTCCAGGACAGCGCGAAGATCGCATACATGCAGGCGATGGTGCCGACGCGTAGTGCATAGGCGCCGCCGAACAGCGGCAACGCTGCGACGCAGCCGATCAGAACCAGCAAGGCGATATTGGTCCGGGTCATTCGAAACCCTTTCGGCCGAGCAGCCCTTGCGGTCGCACCACCAGAAAGATGATCAGCAGCACAAACGACAGCGTGGTCGCGTGCGCCGGCCCAAACAGCGTCGAGCCCACGCCCTCCACCAGCGCCAGCAGCAATCCGCCGGCCAAAGCGCCGGAGACGCTGCCGAGGCCGCCGAGCACGCAGACCACGAAGGCCTTGCCGAGATAGGCCGAGGAGGTCAGGGGCGAGATCGGGAAGATCAGTGCCATCAGCACTCCGGCACAGCCAGCCAATGCGGCGCCGAGACCAAAGGCGATGGCATAGATCG
This genomic window contains:
- a CDS encoding ABC transporter ATP-binding protein — translated: MADPLLLELNGLCAGYGEIQVLWGIDMAVRSGEITALIGSNGAGKTTLMRALSGLIPMQSGSYRSNSEDLATASAAQILSHGIVHVPEGRRLFGAMSVEDNLLMGAYSRKVARAKLTRDLDRVYTTFPKLRERRDQAAATLSGGEQQMCAIGRGLMSAPQLLMIDELSLGLSPLLVEQLVAALRALNTEGMSILLVEQDVTTALDLCHSAYIMDMGRIVRTGQGAELLADPIIRDAYLGVLEE
- a CDS encoding ABC transporter ATP-binding protein, which translates into the protein MSEILHLSRVSRHFSGLQALREVTLSVSKGEVLGLIGPNGAGKTTLVNTICGVTPASSGVVTFDGRDITRIKTYQGARLGLSRTFQIVQPFAELSALDNVAAAALFSQHGESLKSAREEARAHLSYVGLDAQADQSAATLTLAMRKRLELAKALAMKPKLLFLDEVNAGLNSAEVERATKLIHQLAASGITIVMIEHLMKVVLNVCTRIAVLHNGSLIADGEPRDVIKNPAVVDAYLGQQYAQRNAARG
- a CDS encoding branched-chain amino acid ABC transporter permease; this translates as MTRTNIALLVLIGCVAALPLFGGAYALRVGTIACMYAIFALSWNIVGGFAGYPSFATAAFFGLGSYATAILINMGTPFSLAVITSMLLSLVLASALGAVLLRLRGHYFAIASLSLVEVFRELVNNATDLTGGGMGLNIPLASGSGILADATFFFFAMWGLLLLTAVAVIVVSSSKLGFGLNCIRQNETASNMIGLNATLYKSAAFGLSACFVGAAGGIYAAWVHYIDPSDVFDILYSVKPIVMALMGGLGSPLGVVCGAFVYLGLEEVVWRNYIQVHSGVLGALIIMLLLFLPHGLMSLRAGMFWRRAKHV